From Slackia heliotrinireducens DSM 20476:
TGGCCGTGGCGGTATCGGGCCTGTGCATCTACGCCTTGGACCGGTTCATCCTCGTGCGCGCGGGGCTCACTCCCGAACAGGCGAAACGTTCCGCATTGCGCCTGGCTCTGATAACCGCTCCGTATCTGTATTTCTTCCCGTCAGGCATCCTCTACGGACCGTCCTTCTTCTACGAGATGTAGCCTTCCCGCCGGGGGTGGACAACGGGGACATTGAATCCGGCCTGCACGCAAAGCTCTTTCACGAGGACTTGGTGAGGGCAGATCACTTCCACATTGTGGTTTTCCAAAACGCTTGCAATCGCCTGGTTATTGATGCGTGCGAACACGTTCGCGCATCCGCAGACGTCGCTTCCCACTTCGGCGGCAAGCATGTTGGCGGTGTCGTGGCTCGTGGCGCAAACCAGCAGGGACGCCGTCTGTACGCCGCTGTCCTTCAGCACGGCGAAGCTGGTTCCGTCGCCCGTGATGGTGTCCCCCTCGAAGTCGGGGGACAGACGATTGAACGCGCTGACGTCCATGTCGATGACCGACGTCTTGTATCCAAGCCGGCAAAGGGCTCCCGCCGCCGCAGCTCCGAAGGATCCGCATCCGACCACTACGGCGCGCTTTCCGCCAAGCAATGACATAGCGTCCTCCTCTCGCGTTGACGCTTTCGGCCTTTTTCAGTCTAGGGTTGTTCACGTTAAAACGGTCTAAAGATTCTTGAGCCAGCGGGACGGGGAGGGTTTGGACGGGGCGGGTTTGGAACAGGCGGCGGGTTTGGAACAGGGGACGGGTCTGGCGTTCCAATTTTCAGCGAACCCTACAGTCAACCAACGTAGGCGTGACCGCGCTTGCGCGAGCTGCGGAAAGTGGCGTCGGCCATGAACAAATGGCGGAGCACCCTTTCCACTTTGGGCCATTTCTCCTCGGCCCGCTTGACCCTGAACAGGTACGCGTACCAGTTCAGATATGACTGCAGGTTCTTGACGTCCATGCCGACGTAGCCGTGCAGGTAGCGCCTGATCCAGGAGCACAGGTTGTTCACCATCGCCATCTTCTCGAGGTACTCCGGGTCCTTCGTGTCGGCCTTGTAGGGCCGGTCGACGCCCTTCACGGCCTTCACCAGCGACTTGTGGGACTTCTCCATGTCGTGGAAGATCTCGGAGCCCTCGGCGATGCTGGCCTGCAGCGCGTCCTTGATGCGCCTGGCCGAGGGCTTGCCGTGGCCGCAGCGCACGGCGACCACGTTCTTGTGGACGTCGATCGCGACCGCTATGCAGACCTTGTCCTTGCTCAGGCCCCTCTTCGGCCTCCAGCCCGGGCCTCCCTTCAGGTCGGAGTCCGTGACGTACATCTCGTCTATCCAGACCTTGTCCCGCAGGACGATGCGGTCCTGGTAG
This genomic window contains:
- a CDS encoding IS1595 family transposase; this encodes MSTRTNPFAKRVNALDEGDFALLQEAVETRRCRESVGVGDYDEAADEWRPRPPCPRCGSGETVGRGRTGAGRRFWECRDCGRKYTSLAGTIFESSKKPLSAWVLFIRLMCYNVQLDAAAELCGMSHQTAWEWRHRVMSTIDGYQDRIVLRDKVWIDEMYVTDSDLKGGPGWRPKRGLSKDKVCIAVAIDVHKNVVAVRCGHGKPSARRIKDALQASIAEGSEIFHDMEKSHKSLVKAVKGVDRPYKADTKDPEYLEKMAMVNNLCSWIRRYLHGYVGMDVKNLQSYLNWYAYLFRVKRAEEKWPKVERVLRHLFMADATFRSSRKRGHAYVG
- a CDS encoding NAD-binding protein, producing the protein MSLLGGKRAVVVGCGSFGAAAAGALCRLGYKTSVIDMDVSAFNRLSPDFEGDTITGDGTSFAVLKDSGVQTASLLVCATSHDTANMLAAEVGSDVCGCANVFARINNQAIASVLENHNVEVICPHQVLVKELCVQAGFNVPVVHPRREGYIS